In one window of Brassica rapa cultivar Chiifu-401-42 chromosome A07, CAAS_Brap_v3.01, whole genome shotgun sequence DNA:
- the LOC103846248 gene encoding WD repeat-containing protein 44, whose protein sequence is MDESVRLWRVYYDECLATFSHTNFVTCVAFNPVDDNYFISGSIDGKVRIWDVSHCRVVDYTDVRDIVTAVCYRPDAKAAVIGSITGNCSFYHLLDNQLQMDREINLSHGKKKVPSKRITGLKYFPSDWDKVMVTCADSQIRR, encoded by the exons ATGGACGAGAGTGTACGTTTATGGAGAGTATATTATGATGAATGTCTCGCAACTTTCTCTCATACCAATTTTG TGACTTGTGTGGCATTTAACCCTGTTGATGATAATTACTTCATAAGCGGATCTATTGATGGGAAAGTTCGAATATGGGATGTGTCCCATTGTCGGGTTGTTGACTACACTGATGTAAGAGACATTGTGACTGCTGTGTGCTATCGTCCAGATGCAAAg GCTGCTGTAATAGGTTCCATAACAGGGAACTGTTCCTTTTACCATCTACTTG ATAACCAGCTGCAAATGGACAGAGAGATTAACTTGTCACATGGGAAGAAGAAAGTTCCAAGTAAAAGGATCACTGGTCTTAAATATTTTCCCAGTGACTGGGACAAAGTAATGGTCACCTGTGCTGATTCACAGATTCGGAGATGA
- the LOC103846070 gene encoding cold-regulated 413 plasma membrane protein 1 — protein MTFTPMRSDHGTLQNMLGTDLNELATAAKNLANHTFMLTGLGFGTSILEWIASVAAIYLLVLDRTNWKTNMLTSLLIPYIFFSLPSVIFSLFRGEIGKWIAIVAVVLQLFFPKHFREWFELPAAAILLIVVAPNLIAYTFRGNLVGLIICLGIGGYLLQEHIRASGGFKNAFTKANGISNTLGIIALVVFPVWAIIF, from the exons ATGACTTTCACGCCGATGAGGAGTGACCATGGAACCCTTCAAAACATGCTTGGAACAGATCTCAACGAGCTCGCTACCGCTGCGAAGAACCTTGCTAATCACACCTTCATGCTCACTGGTTTAGGCTTTGGTACTTCCATCCTCGAATGGATTGCTTCAGTCGCCGCCAT ATACTTGTTGGTCTTGGACCGAACTAACTGGAAGACCAATATGCTCACATCACTTTTGATTCCTTACATCTTCTTCAGCCTTCCTTCTGTCATCTTTAGCCTTTTCAG AGGTGAAATTGGTAAATGGATTGCGATTGTAGCTGTTGTTCTACAACTCTTCTTTCCTAAACACTTCCGAG AATGGTTTGAGTTACCGGCTGCTGCGATCCTACTCATTGTGGTGGCTCCGAATCTAATAGCCTACACATTCCGAGGCAACCTGGTTGGCTTGATTATATGCTTAGGAATTGGAGGTTACTTGCTTCAAGAGCACATTAGAGCTTCTGGTGGATTCAAAAACGCATTCACTAAAGCTAATGGCATCTCCAACACCCTTGGGATTATTGCTCTCGTCGTCTTCCCCGTTTGGGCTATCATCTTTTAA
- the LOC103846071 gene encoding pentatricopeptide repeat-containing protein At2g15980 → MSSSTLKRILHRTLNPKPDSTHSSSISLFTTVSSPPSDPSNPTSPPDPLVTDAVSILTHHRSKSRWSTLRSLTPSGFTPSQFSDIALRLRNNAHLSLRFFLFTRRNSLCSHDVDSCSTLIHILSRSRLKSHARDVLRLALRIPSSEDRVPKVFRSLIKSYNRCGSAPFVFDLLVKSCLDSKAIDGAVMVMRKLKSRGINLQITTCNALISEVSRRRDASTGYKLYREVFGLDEANKVKPNVNTFNLMMVSFYREGETEMVERIWREMEEEVGCFPNVYSFSVLMETYCFRGMMVEAERVWEEMRLKGVVHDVVAYNTMIGGLCSNLEVTKAKKLFEDMGSKGLECTSLTYDHLVRGYCKVKDVDSAMVAYREMESKSFVAEGLTIEALVEGLCDGNKERVVEAAEIVKEAVRESEFCPSRKCYELLIKRLCEEGKMDRALSIQAEMVGRGLKPSQETYKAFIDGYGRAGDEETSSLLAIEMAESLKLRDEEEES, encoded by the coding sequence ATGTCAAGCTCAACACTAAAACGGATCCTCCACCGGACCCTAAACCCCAAACCCGACTCGACCCATTCCTCTTCAATCTCTCTCTTCACCACCGTCTCTTCTCCACCGTCCGATCCCTCAAACCCTACTTCTCCACCAGATCCACTCGTCACCGACGCCGTCTCAATCCTCACTCACCACCGCTCCAAATCCCGATGGTCCACTCTCCGGTCACTCACCCCTTCCGGCTTCACTCCTTCTCAATTCTCCGACATCGCTCTCCGCCTCCGCAACAACGCTCACCTCTCTCTCCGCTTCTTCCTCTTCACCCGCCGCAACTCTCTCTGCTCTCACGACGTCGATTCCTGCTCAACTCTAATCCACATCCTCTCCCGATCTCGCCTCAAAAGCCACGCTCGCGACGTGCTCCGCCTCGCTCTCCGTATCCCCTCCTCCGAAGATCGCGTCCCGAAAGTGTTCCGCTCGTTGATCAAGAGTTACAATCGATGTGGCTCTGCGCCCTTCGTCTTCGATTTGCTGGTGAAATCGTGTCTCGACTCGAAAGCGATCGATGGTGCTGTGATGGTGATGAGGAAGTTGAAGTCTAGAGGAATCAATTTACAGATTACTACTTGCAATGCTTTGATCTCAGAGGTCTCGAGGCGTAGAGATGCTTCCACTGGGTATAAGCTGTACAGAGAAGTGTTTGGATTAGATGAAGCTAACAAGGTTAAGCCAAATGTTAACACTTTTAACTTGATGATGGTGAGTTTCTACAGAGAAGGTGAAACAGAGATGGTGGAGAGGATTTGGAGAGAAATGGAGGAAGAGGTTGGATGCTTTCCTAATGTTTATAGCTTTAGTGTTTTGATGGAAACGTATTGTTTTCGAGGTATGATGGTCGAAGCAGAGAGGGTGTGGGAAGAGATGAGGTTAAAAGGAGTGGTTCATGATGTTGTGGCTTACAACACTATGATTGGTGGGCTTTGTAGTAACTTAGAGGTTACTAAAGCCAAGAAGCTTTTTGAGGATATGGGGTCCAAGGGACTAGAGTGTACTTCTTTAACTTATGATCATCTCGTTAGAGGGTATTGTAAAGTTAAGGATGTTGATTCGGCTATGGTTGCTTATAGGGAGATGGAAAGTAAGAGTTTTGTAGCAGAGGGTTTAACTATTGAAGCGTTAGTGGAAGGATTGTGTGATGGTAACAAAGAAAGAGTTGTTGAAGCCGCGGAGATCGTGAAGGAAGCGGTGAGGGAATCAGAGTTCTGTCCTAGTCGGAAATGTTATGAGTTGCTGATAAAGAGGTTGTGTGAAGAAGGGAAGATGGATAGAGCGTTGAGCATTCAGGCAGAGATGGTTGGAAGAGGACTTAAACCTAGCCAAGAGACGTATAAAGCTTTTATCGACGGGTATGGAAGAGCAGGTGATGAAGAAACATCTTCATTGTTGGCTATAGAAATGGCTGAATCACTCAAGCTAagagatgaggaagaagaaagctAG